The Microbulbifer pacificus sequence TGGTGGAGCTGGATCTCACCGATGCTTCCCTGCGTCGCAGCGGCTGTCCGACCCCGGACCAGAACGGAGAGCGCAGGGGGAGTCGGATTGGATCCTGGTCGATTGAGTTCCGGCTGGCAGAGGAGGAGTTGCGCACTGCGGATCCATTGCCACATCTGCTGAGCGTCCTCGCGCAGATGCCTGGTGCCGCCCGCTTTCAGGAGGATCTCGCCATTGTTCTTGGGGAGCTGTTTCGCAATGCACTGGAGCACGGTGTGCTGGAACTGGATTCCTCCATCAAGTCTACGGACGACGGCTTTATCCGTTATTACGACCTGATGGCGGAACGGCGGAGTCGTTTGAGTGACGGTTGGGTGAGCATCGCGCTCTGCTGCCGCGAGGGCGATACCGGCGGTGAGCTGAAACTCGTGGTGGAAGACAGCGGAGCGGGTTTCCCGGAAGTTCGTGAGCCCAAAGGTATCTACTCCGGCCGCGGCCTTGCGCTGTTACAGACGGTGTGCAGTGAGGTGCAGCTGGTGCCCGGCAGCAGCCGGGTGGAGGCAATCATTCGCTGGAGTAGCGACCGGCCTGCGGAACCGGATTCCGGTGGATCGTCATCAGATGCCGTACAAATCCTCCCGGTGCCGGTATAATCCCGCTCAGTTTTTCATCAACTGCGGTGTGTAATGGCATCTGAGCTCCCCCTGACACCCGGTACATCCGGATTCGAAGCTGAACGTGCATGTGAGCAGTCGCTGACGGTGCGAGGGCTGGCGTGCGAGCGCGACGGACGGGTGCTGTTTGAGGGGCTTGAGCTTACCCTGGCGGCGGGCTGCGCGGTACAGGTGGAGGGGGCAAACGGGGCGGGAAAGAGCACCCTGATTCGAACCCTGATCGGCAGTACTTCTGACTTCACCGGCACTATTTCCTGGCGCGGACAGCCCTTTCCCCGGGGGCTTGCGGCCCTGCGGTCATCACTCCTTTACATCGGTCACTGCGCCGGTATCCGGCGCGGCCTGACGCCACTCGAAAACCTTGCGTGGTACGGCGCCCGACGGGAGGATGCCCTGCAGGCGCTGGATGAAGTCGGGCTCTATGGCTTTGAGGATGTGCTGTGCCAACAGCTTTCCGCCGGACAGAATCGGCGGGTGGCACTGGCGCGCTTGTACCTGCCGGTGGCGGCGCCCCTGTGGATTCTGGATGAGCCCCTGGCCGCGCTCGATGTGGCGGGGGTGGCGAGTCTTGAGACTCGGATGAACCGTCATCTGCAGCGTGGAGGCAGTGTGCTTCTGACCTCTCATCAGCCCGTTAATATTGCGCCGTTGCAACGGGTCAGCCTCGCGGATTTTCAGCCGCGGATGACCGTTGAGGAGGCGTATCGTGCAGGCTGAAACCGTTGACGGCGGTGGCGAAGTGATGCGCCAGGAGTCGATGTCCGCAGTTCCGTCCGCTACGCCGGGCTTTTATACCCTGTTCCATACGGAGTTCACGCTGGCGGTGCGCCGGCGCTCCGATATCGTCAACCCGCTGCTGTTTTTCGTTACGGTGCTGGCGTTGATGCCGATCGGTATCGGGCCGGAACCGGAGATGTTGGCGCGGATGGCGGCGGGGTTGATCTGGGTGATGGCCCTGCTGGCGACACTCCTGTCCCAGGAGTCCCTGTTCCGCAGCGACTACGAAGACGGTTCACTGGAGCAGCTCGCGCTGCAGCCGCAACCGCTGTATTTCCCGGTGCTGGCCAAGATACTGGTGCACTGGTTGGTGACTGGTGTGCCACTGGCGCTGCTTTCCCCCTTGCTTGGTGTGATGCTGAACCTGGGCCCGGCCGGTTATTGGCCGTTATTTATTTCCCTGACACTGGGCACCGCGAGCCTGAGTCTGATCGGGGCGGTCGGGGCGGCGCTTACGGTTGCGCTGCACCGACCGGGTCTGCTGTTGGCACTGATCATTATGCCGCTGTATGTGCCCGTGTTAATCTTCGGCACCGGAACGGTGCAGGCGGCGTTGGACGGGTACAGTTATGGCCCGCAATTGGCGATTCTCGGTGCGATTCTCGCTGCCGCCGCGGCCCTGGCGCCGCTGGCTGCGGCGGGTGCAATCCGCATCAGCTTGGAAAACTGACTCTTTTCCGTACCTTGTGACGCTTGCGGAGCGTTACCTGGGCGAGAAATGGGCGTAGAGAAGTTGGCGAACATGAAATTTTCCTGGCAATGGTTTCACAGATTGGGATCACCGCGCTGGTTTTATCAGAAAACCAGTGCCTGGTTGCCGTGGCTCGGCGCGGCCAGTCTGCTGCTGCTGGCGGTAGGGGGTGTCTGGGGACTCGGATTCGCCCCCCAGGATGCCAAGCAGGGCAATAGCTACCGCATCATTTATATCCATGTACCCGCGGCCTTTCTGGCCCTCGCCGGTTACTACATCATGGCCATCTGCGGCGCCATCGGCCTGATCTGGAAAATGAAACTTTCCTTTGTGGTGATGCGCGCGGCGGCGCCCATCGGCGCGGCCCTGACCTTCGTCGCTCTGCTGACCGGGGCGGTGTGGGGCAAGCCGACCTGGGGTACCTACTGGGTCTGGGATGCCCGCATTACCTCCATGTTGATCCTGTTTTTCCTCTATCTCGGTGTGATGGCATTATCCGGGGCCTTCAGCCGCGAGCAGTCCGGCGACAAAGCCAGTGCACTGTTGGCCCTGGTGGGAACGGTCAATATTCCCATCATCTACAAGTCGGTCGACTGGTGGTTCACCCTGCACCAGCCGGCCACCCTGAAACTGACTGAGGCCAGCACCATTGACCCCAGCATGTTCTATCCGCTGATCACCATGATCGCCGGCTTTTACCTGTTCTATGCCTGGGTGCTGACCCTGCATACCCGTGGGCTGATACTGCAGCGCGAATGGCGCACTCAGTGGGTACGCGAACTGCTGGGGCAGTCCGCTTCGGCGGCGAAGACCTGAGTGCAGGGCAGAGAACACCGAGGACAGAATCATGCAATTTCAGTTTGATGATCTCGCCAGCTTTCTGGCCATGGGCGGCCACGGCCCTTACGTGTGGTTCTCCTACGGAGTAACCATGGCGGTGATGGCGGCACTGGTGCTGGTACCCGTTCTGCGTCAGCGGAAAATGCGCGAGATGTTTCGACGCCAGCTGCGCCGGGAAGAGGCGCTCCGCCGTGTTACGGCCGAGGGTCGGGCCCGATCGGAAGCCGTGACCGCGGACTGACGATACGTTGCCCATGTTTTCCGACCTCCCCGTGGGGTCCACTTCCGTCATCGCTGATTCGATGGCGGACTGATTTTTCATTTCATGACAGGACAACCATGCATCCAGCCCGTAAACAACGTCTGATCCTGGTGCTACTCCTGGTGGTACTTTCCACCACTGCGGTGGGGTTTGTGGCCTACGCCATGCGCTCCAATATGGATTACTTCTATGCGCCCAAGGCCTTCGCCGCCGGCGAGGTGCCGTTTGACAAGCGCATTCGCGCCGGGGGCTGCGTGGTGCCCGGCAGTATCGTTCGCGATGGCAATTCCCTGGATGTGCGCTTTGCGCTCACCGATGGTGAGGCGGAGCTGGAAGTGGTGTTCGACAAAATTCTCCCGGACCTCTTTGCAGAGGGTGAAGCGGCGGTGGTTACCGGCAAATTGCAGGAGGGCGGCTTTGTGCGCGCGGATCAGGTACTGGCCAAGCACGATGAGTCCTATACGCCACCGGAGGTGGCGGAGTCCATAAGTGCCGAGGCCAGCTGTCGCGGAGACGCCAAGATATGAGCCCGGAACTCGGTCACTTTGCCCTGATCGTCGGTCTGCTGCTGTCACTCGCACTGGCGGTGGTGCCGATGCTCGGTACCTATACCGGTCGTGTGCTGTGGATGGAGACGGCGCGCCCGCTTTCCCTTGGGGTACTCGCTTTTACCGCACTGTCGTTCCTGTGCCTGACGGTGGCCTTCGTCAACAGCGACTTTTCTGTCGCCTATGTGGCGCAGAACTCCAACAGTATCCTCCCCATGATCTACAAGGTCACTGCGGTGTGGGGCGGTCACGAGGGTTCCATCCTGTTATGGCTGCTGATGCTGGCGGGTTGGACCGCGGCGGTGGCACTGTTCAGCCGTCAGTTACCGGCGGTACTGGTGGCGCGGGTGTTGTCGGTACTCGGCATGCTGTTGATCGGTTTCTTCCTGTTTATCCTGCTTACCTCCAACCCGTTTGATCGCCTTCTGCCGTTCCCGCCCAATGACGGCAGCGATCTGAATCCGCTGCTGCAGGACCCGGGCATGATTATCCACCCGCCGCTGCTGTATATGGGGTATGTGGGCTTCTCGGTGGCCTTTGCTTTTGCGATTGCGGCGTTGCTGGAAGGTCGGCTCGACAGCGCCTGGGCCCGCTGGGCGCGTCCGTGGACTGCGGTGGCCTGGTCGTTCCTGACCCTGGGGATCGCTCTCGGCAGCTGGTGGGCCTATTACGAGCTTGGCTGGGGCGGCTGGTGGTTCTGGGACCCGGTGGAGAACGCTTCCTTCATGCCCTGGCTTGTCGGCACGGCGCTGTTGCACTCTCTGGCGGTCACGGAAAAGCGCGGACTCTTCCGCAGCTGGACCATCCTGCTGTCGATTTTTGCGTTCAGTCTCAGCCTGCTGGGAACCTTCCTGGTGCGCTCAGGGGTACTGACGTCGGTGCACGCCTTTGCCACCGACCCGCTGCGGGGTGGTTTCATTCTCGCGTTCCTCGCTGTAGTGGTGGGGGCGTCGCTGTTGCTGTTTGCGGTGCGTGCGCCGGCGGTGAGTGCCGGCAGTGTGTTTTCCGCCCGCGCCCGGGAAACCTTTCTGCTTGGCAACAATATCCTGTTGGTGCTGATCATGGCGGTGGTACTGACCGGCACTTTGTATCCGCTGCTCGCAGATGCGTTGAACTGGGGCAAGATCAGTGTCGGCCCGCCGTTTTTCAATATGTTCTTTGTGCCGTTGATGCTGGTGCTGTGTCTTTTGCTGGGGCTTGGTATTCACGCAAACTGGAAAGACAGCCGCCTACAGAAACTGGCTCGCGCCTGGGCATTGCCTGCGCTGGTAGCGGCCATCGGCGCGCCGCTGCTGACACTGCTGGCCGGTGATTTCCGCTGGGGGGCGATGCTGGGGATTTTTGCCGGCTTATGGGTGATCGCCGCGAGTGTCGCAGACATGCTGGCAAAATCCCGCAATGCGGACTCCTTGTGGAGCGGCCTCAAGCGCCAGCGCGCCAGCTACTACGGCATGCATCTCGGGCACGTCGGTCTCGCCGTCTCGGTGCTCGGTGTGGCGCTGACTACCGTGTACAGCGTGGAGAAAGACCTGCGCATGTCACCGGGGCAGCGTGCTGAAATGTCCGGTTACGAATTTACCTTCGACGGTGTACGCGAAGCGCGCGGACCGAACTATCGCGCGTCGGAAGGGGTGATTTTTGTACGTGAAGCGGGGCGTTTGGTCGCGGAACTGCACCCGCAGAAACGCAGTTATTTTTCCGGTGGCAACATCATGACCGAAGCCGCGATCGACAGCGGCCTGTTTCGCGATCTGTATGTGGCGCTCGGCGAGCCCATGGACAAGAACAATCCGGCCGGTGACTGGGCCGTGCGGCTGCAGTACAAAGCGTTTGTCGTGTGGATCTGGCTGGGTGCCGCGCTGATGGCCCTCGGTGGAGCCATCGCGGTCGCAGACAAGCGCTACCGCAAGGTGAAGGCAGCGCGTGCAGATAGCATCGCGACCGGCGATACCCAGGATGGGTCACTGGCCCGCGCCTGAGGCGGCGGGACGACAGAGGATCACACAGCGGGGATTTACACAACTGATGGCAAGGCTGAAACTCTTTCTGCCACTGATCATATTCGCTGCGCTGGCGCTGCTGTTCTGGCGTGGCCTCTCATTGAATCCGCAGGATATGCCCTCGGCACTGGTAAATAAACCCGTGCCGGAATTTGCGCTGCAGGATGTCGAAAGTGCTCGGGAACTTAAAAAAGCCGACCTTCCCAGTAAACCGTTATTGCTGAACGTGTGGGCCACCTGGTGTATTTCCTGCCGGGTGGAGCATCCGTACCTCAACAAACTGGCGCAGGAGGGGGTGCCCATCGTCGGCATCAATCTCAAGGACGACAACGCCGCGGCGCAACAGTGGCTGGAAAAATTCCACGATCCCTATCTTTTTTCCGTTGCCGATGTGGAAGGGCGCCTGGCGCTTGATCTCGGTGTATTCGGTGCGCCGGAAACTTTCCTGGTGGATGCCGGTGGCACCATTCGCTGCAAGCATGTGGGCGTTGTGGATGACCGCGTCTGGCAGACCAAGCTGCAACCGCTGTACGAAAAGTTGCAAACGCAACCCTGGGATGAGTTTTCCGGTGAGCTATCAGATTCCCTGCTTTCCCGTTGTCGCTGAGACGGAAGAAAAGAAGAGCCGTTTTATCTGCTGGCTGGGGCCAGTGACGGATAAGGCGGTTTTTTTGCGGGAGCTGGAAACTATCTGCGCGCGCTATCCCGATGCCTCCCATCACTGCACCGCGCTGGTGATCGGCAACCCCGCAAACCCGGAAGTAATGCAGGCGGATGATGACGGCGAGCCCGGTGGCAGTGCCGGCAGACCCATGCTGGAACTCCTGTTGAAGCAGGAAATTGGCAATGTGGGCGCTATCGTTACGCGCTATTTCGGCGGTACCAAACTCGGTGTGGGTGGTTTGATGCGTGCCTATCGCGGCGCTGTGGGCGCCGCGCTGCAAGGTGCGGAATTGAAGCCGCATGTTCCGTTGTTGCCGCTGCGCATCGCCTGTGATTTTTCCGGCGAATCCCGCCTGCGTTTTCTTGTGGCACAGCAGGGCGGGGAGTGCGGCGGTGCCGATTACGGCACCCGTGTGGAACTCGACGTGGTGTTGCCGGAAGACCGCTGGCCGTTGCTGCAGACGCAGTTACAGGCCGAGGGTTTTGTGCGGCTTTCCTGACCGCGATACCGTCCACTTCTCATTTCCCTCTCAATTATCTGGCGCCTGTTTAGTGCTCGTTTCGTGAGCCAGTACATTTTCCTTCGAACTTCTGATTTTCCTGTCGCCATTCCCCTCCGCCTTCGTTGACAGCGTTGTCAGGTGGTCGCTAGTTTGACAGCG is a genomic window containing:
- the ccmA gene encoding cytochrome c biogenesis heme-transporting ATPase CcmA; amino-acid sequence: MASELPLTPGTSGFEAERACEQSLTVRGLACERDGRVLFEGLELTLAAGCAVQVEGANGAGKSTLIRTLIGSTSDFTGTISWRGQPFPRGLAALRSSLLYIGHCAGIRRGLTPLENLAWYGARREDALQALDEVGLYGFEDVLCQQLSAGQNRRVALARLYLPVAAPLWILDEPLAALDVAGVASLETRMNRHLQRGGSVLLTSHQPVNIAPLQRVSLADFQPRMTVEEAYRAG
- the ccmB gene encoding heme exporter protein CcmB; the encoded protein is MSAVPSATPGFYTLFHTEFTLAVRRRSDIVNPLLFFVTVLALMPIGIGPEPEMLARMAAGLIWVMALLATLLSQESLFRSDYEDGSLEQLALQPQPLYFPVLAKILVHWLVTGVPLALLSPLLGVMLNLGPAGYWPLFISLTLGTASLSLIGAVGAALTVALHRPGLLLALIIMPLYVPVLIFGTGTVQAALDGYSYGPQLAILGAILAAAAALAPLAAAGAIRISLEN
- a CDS encoding heme ABC transporter permease, with the protein product MKFSWQWFHRLGSPRWFYQKTSAWLPWLGAASLLLLAVGGVWGLGFAPQDAKQGNSYRIIYIHVPAAFLALAGYYIMAICGAIGLIWKMKLSFVVMRAAAPIGAALTFVALLTGAVWGKPTWGTYWVWDARITSMLILFFLYLGVMALSGAFSREQSGDKASALLALVGTVNIPIIYKSVDWWFTLHQPATLKLTEASTIDPSMFYPLITMIAGFYLFYAWVLTLHTRGLILQREWRTQWVRELLGQSASAAKT
- the ccmD gene encoding heme exporter protein CcmD; this encodes MQFQFDDLASFLAMGGHGPYVWFSYGVTMAVMAALVLVPVLRQRKMREMFRRQLRREEALRRVTAEGRARSEAVTAD
- a CDS encoding cytochrome c maturation protein CcmE; the encoded protein is MHPARKQRLILVLLLVVLSTTAVGFVAYAMRSNMDYFYAPKAFAAGEVPFDKRIRAGGCVVPGSIVRDGNSLDVRFALTDGEAELEVVFDKILPDLFAEGEAAVVTGKLQEGGFVRADQVLAKHDESYTPPEVAESISAEASCRGDAKI
- a CDS encoding heme lyase CcmF/NrfE family subunit, producing the protein MSPELGHFALIVGLLLSLALAVVPMLGTYTGRVLWMETARPLSLGVLAFTALSFLCLTVAFVNSDFSVAYVAQNSNSILPMIYKVTAVWGGHEGSILLWLLMLAGWTAAVALFSRQLPAVLVARVLSVLGMLLIGFFLFILLTSNPFDRLLPFPPNDGSDLNPLLQDPGMIIHPPLLYMGYVGFSVAFAFAIAALLEGRLDSAWARWARPWTAVAWSFLTLGIALGSWWAYYELGWGGWWFWDPVENASFMPWLVGTALLHSLAVTEKRGLFRSWTILLSIFAFSLSLLGTFLVRSGVLTSVHAFATDPLRGGFILAFLAVVVGASLLLFAVRAPAVSAGSVFSARARETFLLGNNILLVLIMAVVLTGTLYPLLADALNWGKISVGPPFFNMFFVPLMLVLCLLLGLGIHANWKDSRLQKLARAWALPALVAAIGAPLLTLLAGDFRWGAMLGIFAGLWVIAASVADMLAKSRNADSLWSGLKRQRASYYGMHLGHVGLAVSVLGVALTTVYSVEKDLRMSPGQRAEMSGYEFTFDGVREARGPNYRASEGVIFVREAGRLVAELHPQKRSYFSGGNIMTEAAIDSGLFRDLYVALGEPMDKNNPAGDWAVRLQYKAFVVWIWLGAALMALGGAIAVADKRYRKVKAARADSIATGDTQDGSLARA
- a CDS encoding DsbE family thiol:disulfide interchange protein — translated: MARLKLFLPLIIFAALALLFWRGLSLNPQDMPSALVNKPVPEFALQDVESARELKKADLPSKPLLLNVWATWCISCRVEHPYLNKLAQEGVPIVGINLKDDNAAAQQWLEKFHDPYLFSVADVEGRLALDLGVFGAPETFLVDAGGTIRCKHVGVVDDRVWQTKLQPLYEKLQTQPWDEFSGELSDSLLSRCR
- a CDS encoding IMPACT family protein; translation: MSYQIPCFPVVAETEEKKSRFICWLGPVTDKAVFLRELETICARYPDASHHCTALVIGNPANPEVMQADDDGEPGGSAGRPMLELLLKQEIGNVGAIVTRYFGGTKLGVGGLMRAYRGAVGAALQGAELKPHVPLLPLRIACDFSGESRLRFLVAQQGGECGGADYGTRVELDVVLPEDRWPLLQTQLQAEGFVRLS